A DNA window from Luteolibacter luteus contains the following coding sequences:
- a CDS encoding DUF2185 domain-containing protein → MASSDTKFRIPASEIKELIPPMGACLATDRITVDGMKVGYMYREEPDNEADSGWRFLSGDETQEYADMPSNWAAYEVNTICNYDPAIIPHLNREAGTAFGRIEGTDLFEEEEP, encoded by the coding sequence ATGGCCTCCAGCGATACGAAGTTCCGGATCCCCGCTTCAGAGATCAAGGAGCTGATCCCGCCGATGGGAGCATGCTTGGCGACGGACCGGATCACGGTCGATGGAATGAAGGTCGGCTACATGTATCGCGAGGAGCCGGACAATGAAGCCGACTCCGGCTGGCGCTTCCTTTCCGGAGACGAGACGCAGGAGTATGCCGACATGCCGTCGAACTGGGCGGCCTATGAGGTGAACACGATCTGCAACTACGACCCGGCGATCATCCCCCATCTGAATCGCGAGGCGGGAACGGCATTCGGTCGGATTGAGGGCACGGATCTGTTCGAAGAAGAGGAGCCCTAG